One stretch of Zingiber officinale cultivar Zhangliang chromosome 6B, Zo_v1.1, whole genome shotgun sequence DNA includes these proteins:
- the LOC121992438 gene encoding high mobility group B protein 6-like isoform X2 has protein sequence MPLSGLDGRWWPWRRKKKEAYQEVVKQENREKEAMKLLEKEQMQKTAMELLEQYLQFQQEVEKEGKKEREGCFEAKHPMSAFFLFSKERREALLQEKETILEISKIAGEEWKNMAEEQKAPYEEEQNGIFSLLRL, from the exons ATGCCGCTATCGGGCCTCGATGGCCGCTGGTGGCCTTGGCGACGAAAGAAGAAGGAGGCCTACCAGGAAGTCGTCAAGCAAGAGAATCGAGAGAAAGAAGCAATGAAGCTACTGGAAAAAGAGCAGATGCAGAAGACCGCCATGGAGTTGCTGGAACAATATTTGCAGTTTCAACAG GAAGTTGAAAAAGAGGGCAAGAAA GAAAGAGAAGGATGCTTTGAAGCAAAACATCCGATGTCAGCTTTCTTCTTGTTCTCGAAAGAACGCCGTGAAGCTCTGCTACAAGAGAAGGAAACCATCCTTGAG ATCTCAAAGATAGCAGGAGAGGAGTGGAAGAACATGGCAGAAGAGCAGAAAGCTCCCTATGAGGAGGAGCAAAATGGAATATTTTC ATTGCTAAGACTCTGA
- the LOC121992438 gene encoding high mobility group B protein 6-like isoform X3, which translates to MPLSGLDGRWWPWRRKKKEAYQEVVKQENREKEAMKLLEKEQMQKTAMELLEQYLQFQQEVEKEGKKEREGCFEAKHPMSAFFLFSKERREALLQEKETILEISKIAGEEWKNMAEEQKAPYEEEQNDC; encoded by the exons ATGCCGCTATCGGGCCTCGATGGCCGCTGGTGGCCTTGGCGACGAAAGAAGAAGGAGGCCTACCAGGAAGTCGTCAAGCAAGAGAATCGAGAGAAAGAAGCAATGAAGCTACTGGAAAAAGAGCAGATGCAGAAGACCGCCATGGAGTTGCTGGAACAATATTTGCAGTTTCAACAG GAAGTTGAAAAAGAGGGCAAGAAA GAAAGAGAAGGATGCTTTGAAGCAAAACATCCGATGTCAGCTTTCTTCTTGTTCTCGAAAGAACGCCGTGAAGCTCTGCTACAAGAGAAGGAAACCATCCTTGAG ATCTCAAAGATAGCAGGAGAGGAGTGGAAGAACATGGCAGAAGAGCAGAAAGCTCCCTATGAGGAGGAGCAAAATG ATTGCTAA
- the LOC121992438 gene encoding high mobility group B protein 6-like isoform X1: protein MPLSGLDGRWWPWRRKKKEAYQEVVKQENREKEAMKLLEKEQMQKTAMELLEQYLQFQQEVEKEGKKEREGCFEAKHPMSAFFLFSKERREALLQEKETILEISKIAGEEWKNMAEEQKAPYEEEQNGIFSCASSI, encoded by the exons ATGCCGCTATCGGGCCTCGATGGCCGCTGGTGGCCTTGGCGACGAAAGAAGAAGGAGGCCTACCAGGAAGTCGTCAAGCAAGAGAATCGAGAGAAAGAAGCAATGAAGCTACTGGAAAAAGAGCAGATGCAGAAGACCGCCATGGAGTTGCTGGAACAATATTTGCAGTTTCAACAG GAAGTTGAAAAAGAGGGCAAGAAA GAAAGAGAAGGATGCTTTGAAGCAAAACATCCGATGTCAGCTTTCTTCTTGTTCTCGAAAGAACGCCGTGAAGCTCTGCTACAAGAGAAGGAAACCATCCTTGAG ATCTCAAAGATAGCAGGAGAGGAGTGGAAGAACATGGCAGAAGAGCAGAAAGCTCCCTATGAGGAGGAGCAAAATGGAATATTTTCGTGTGCATCTTcaatttga
- the LOC121992438 gene encoding high mobility group B protein 6-like isoform X4, whose protein sequence is MPLSGLDGRWWPWRRKKKEAYQEVVKQENREKEAMKLLEKEQMQKTAMELLEQYLQFQQEVEKEGKKVRKEKDALKQNIRCQLSSCSRKNAVKLCYKRRKPSLRSQR, encoded by the exons ATGCCGCTATCGGGCCTCGATGGCCGCTGGTGGCCTTGGCGACGAAAGAAGAAGGAGGCCTACCAGGAAGTCGTCAAGCAAGAGAATCGAGAGAAAGAAGCAATGAAGCTACTGGAAAAAGAGCAGATGCAGAAGACCGCCATGGAGTTGCTGGAACAATATTTGCAGTTTCAACAG GAAGTTGAAAAAGAGGGCAAGAAAGTAAG GAAAGAGAAGGATGCTTTGAAGCAAAACATCCGATGTCAGCTTTCTTCTTGTTCTCGAAAGAACGCCGTGAAGCTCTGCTACAAGAGAAGGAAACCATCCTTGAG ATCTCAAAGATAG